One window of Streptomyces sp. NBC_01232 genomic DNA carries:
- a CDS encoding GntR family transcriptional regulator has translation MAANQADPGGDALMTSSGDLSADLHRRIRAGEFAVGSKLPTNAELMATHGVSKATVTKAIAALADAGLVFSSKRAGTVVRSQTPVQIPLSRYGQILAPGGTRGPWETATAAQGLDGHMELVSVERVLADAEMAELLNLSEGDGLVYRVRHALIRPADVVQLQHAWYPAALAEQAGLDSTGKITGGVYGALAAAGHRPATATETVSARMPTEAEAAQLRIGGRVAVLTLDRLTRDAAGQPLEFLRAVAPADRLQLSYDNLPL, from the coding sequence GTGGCCGCCAACCAGGCCGACCCAGGAGGTGACGCACTCATGACCAGTTCCGGAGACCTCTCCGCTGACCTCCACCGGCGCATCCGCGCGGGGGAGTTCGCCGTCGGCAGTAAGTTGCCGACGAACGCGGAGTTGATGGCCACCCACGGCGTGTCCAAGGCGACCGTCACGAAGGCAATCGCGGCACTCGCGGACGCGGGACTCGTGTTCTCTTCCAAGCGCGCCGGCACCGTGGTGCGCTCGCAGACACCGGTTCAGATCCCACTCAGCCGGTACGGGCAGATACTCGCCCCGGGCGGTACGCGTGGCCCTTGGGAGACCGCCACGGCGGCTCAGGGCCTCGACGGACACATGGAGCTCGTCTCCGTGGAGCGGGTCCTAGCCGACGCCGAGATGGCAGAGCTGCTGAATCTGTCCGAGGGCGACGGGCTTGTCTACCGCGTCCGCCACGCCCTCATCCGTCCCGCTGATGTTGTCCAACTCCAGCACGCCTGGTATCCCGCCGCACTGGCCGAGCAAGCCGGGTTGGACAGCACAGGAAAGATCACGGGCGGTGTCTACGGCGCGCTCGCAGCAGCTGGCCACCGACCCGCAACCGCCACCGAGACAGTTAGCGCCCGGATGCCAACCGAAGCCGAAGCGGCACAACTCCGCATCGGCGGGCGCGTCGCCGTACTCACTCTCGATCGCCTCACTCGCGACGCTGCTGGTCAACCACTCGAATTTCTACGGGCTGTTGCGCCGGCTGACCGGCTCCAACTCTCCTACGACAACCTCCCGCTATGA
- a CDS encoding WhiB family transcriptional regulator: MSAAGGMPPLPPGWVAARSGDWLDRLWEFPDLAPAPAVRRERSGGAACVGVDPRVFYPEPWEMTAGAAVPSEAERKALGFCSQCPVRDWCLERDLADSSTPSKVLGVRGGMRQADRRVLHVKVFGKRARNGAQQ, encoded by the coding sequence GTGAGCGCCGCGGGTGGCATGCCCCCGCTGCCGCCGGGTTGGGTCGCGGCTCGGTCGGGTGACTGGCTGGACCGGCTGTGGGAGTTCCCGGACTTGGCTCCGGCTCCGGCGGTGCGTCGGGAGCGGTCGGGCGGTGCGGCCTGCGTGGGCGTGGACCCGAGGGTGTTCTATCCGGAGCCGTGGGAGATGACGGCCGGCGCGGCTGTGCCCTCGGAGGCGGAGCGGAAGGCGCTGGGGTTCTGCAGCCAGTGCCCGGTCCGTGACTGGTGCCTGGAGCGGGACCTGGCCGACTCCTCCACCCCGTCGAAGGTGCTCGGGGTGCGCGGTGGTATGCGGCAGGCGGACCGGCGGGTGCTGCACGTGAAGGTGTTCGGTAAGCGCGCCCGGAACGGGGCGCAGCAGTGA
- a CDS encoding helix-turn-helix domain-containing protein: protein MTTAQDPLAAVEDLLSQATWLPAVDARGPLRRAAGFTQAEVADALGVGRVQVARWETGFAEPSGVRRRAYSRLLRGLAQQHPDVVASTAAP from the coding sequence GTGACGACAGCTCAGGACCCGCTGGCTGCGGTCGAGGACCTGCTGTCCCAAGCCACGTGGCTGCCAGCAGTAGATGCTCGTGGACCACTGCGGCGCGCCGCCGGTTTCACTCAGGCTGAGGTGGCAGACGCGCTGGGTGTCGGCCGTGTGCAGGTGGCCCGATGGGAGACCGGTTTCGCAGAACCCAGCGGCGTACGGCGTCGGGCTTACAGCCGCCTCCTTCGAGGGCTCGCGCAGCAGCACCCAGACGTCGTCGCATCAACAGCAGCACCCTAA